CAGTGACAGGAGCAGATATAATGGCAGAAAGGccagtggtcatgtgactcttTGGCCCCCTACTGGCAGACAGCTGAAGCACAGAGAGGGTGGGCTTGGTTGGCCTGGGGACTGGCAGACAGCTGAAGCACAGAGAGGCTGGGCTTGGTTGGCATGGGGACTGGCAGACAGCTGAAGCACAGAGAGGCTGGGCTTGGTTCGCATGGGGACTGGCAGACAGCTGAAGCACAGAGAGGCTGGGCTTGGTTGGCGTGGGGACTGGCAGATGGATGAAGCACAGAGAGGCTGGGCTTGGTTGGCCTGGGGACTGGCAGACAGCTGAAGCCCAGAGAGGCTGGGCTTGGTTGGCATGGGGACTGGCAGACAGCTGAAGCCCAGAGAGGCTGGGCTTGGTTGGCATGGGGACTGGCAGATAGCTGAAGCACACAGAGGCTGGGCTTGGTTGGCATGGGGACTGGCAGATAGCTGAAGCACACAGAGGCTGGGCTTGGTTGGCATGGGGACTGGCAGATAGCTGAAGCACACAGATGCTGGGCTTGGTTGGCATGGGGACTGGCAGACAGCTGAAGCCCAGAGAGGCTGGGCTTGGTTGGCATGGGGACTGGCAGACAGCTGAACCCCAGAGAGGCTGGGCTTGGTTGGCATGGGGATTGGCAGATAGCTGaagcacacagaggagagactgGGCTTGGTTGGCATGGGGACTGGCAGATAGCTGAAGCACAGAGAGGCTGGGCTTGGTTGGCATGGGGACTGGCAGATAGCTGAAGCACAGAGAGGCTGGGCTTGGTTGGCATGGGGACTGGCAGACAGCTGAAGCACAGAGAGGCTGGGCTTGGTTGGCCTGGGGACTGGCAGACAGCTGAAGCACAGAGAGGCTGGGCTTGGTTGGCATGGGGACTGGCAGACAGCTGAAGCACAGAGAGGCTGGGCTTGGTTGGCATGGGGACTGGCAGACAGCTGAAGCACAGAGAGGCTGGGCTTGGTTGGCCTGGGGACTGGCAGACAGCTGAAGCACAGAGAGGCTGGGCTTGGTTGGCATGGGGACTGGCAGATAGATGAAGCACAGAGAGGCTGGGCTTGGTTGGCCTGAGGATGAGAGATCTCTGCCTGCTCACAGCCAGGGGCCCCATATGAAGGGGTGAAGTTATGAATTCTAAGGGCCCTGACTGAATGGGGCCCTCAAACAATTGTGCAGGGATGGTGtggcctgggggggtggggcccaATGCGTGATCTTTTCATGGGACCCAAAATCCCTGACGGTGCCCCTGTTTACAGTGCACCCCTGCTGCTGGTGattcagccagcagggggcagtctaCACACTGAATAATGCAGGAAACCCACTGTCCAAACgtagtgatggggacactgtgctgtagaaggtCCAGCCTTCTTGGTGAGATGGTAAAGAATTTCCAAACTGCCTCCCTACATCTGCTACCGGCTTCCTGTGCCGGGAGGAAGTGCTGCGTCGCTCTCGGCCGGGTACTCCGAGATGGTTAAGGACCGAAGGGAACCTAAGTGGGAAGTAATTCCTGAATCTTGTCCAGTCGAGGCGGTTGAGAAGGTGGAGGGCGACCAAGACTGGCGTCTCTTCCTCAGGGCGACCTGCGGGCCTGTAGTGCTCTCTGTCCACATCTGCTCAGTGCTGCCACCTACTGTCAAACCACACAGCAACAGGCTCAGTTATGACTGACAGCTGCGCATCCGTGTCTGCAAAACTATAATGTGAATGTGCACAACTTCACCAAAAATAGGATATTCAGTGTGTATTCAGGATTTTGGAACTAGTGAAACGTTTCAATGACTCTCAATAAGGTCTACAGTGACCCTTGATTTTTTTACTAAgtaattttttaaactgtgaccTATTTTTGGAAGTTCCTCCCTAATcaaatgtactgtgtgtgtgtgtgagtacgtgtgtatgtgtgtgtgcttgtatgtgtgtgcgtatgtgtttgtgtgtgtatgtgtgtgtgtgtgtgtgtgtgtgtgtatgtttgtgtgtgtgtgtgagtaacatGTTCACTGATGAGGGCATGTGTCTGAAACGTGTGATTTCTGTTTGccagaatgaaaacattttgatatCATTAGCCTGATTTTTACGTTAGGTGTAGATCCCTGGTGCGGGATGTACCCAGAATAAAACCTGTTTTGGGCTGAAATTATTGAACGTAAACTCTGTCAGATGtagaacaaagaaacacacagaagaaTATAAGTAGGCTCTATGGAATATTAGTGGGCTATACGGAATGTATGTACCGTATGTGGAATATTGTATATGTAGGCTGATGTGTGTGCAGATGGGGGATGTTTCAGATGCATCACTTACTGCTGGGTGGTTCAAACTCAAGGCTGTTTCTCCTCCGGAAACCCAGGTTCGAGCTGCTATTCTGAGAATCCATCCCTTCACTCACTGTGAAATCACACAGCCACAGGCTTGGTTATGACTGGCAGCTACACATGCGTTTCTGCAAAACTATAATGTGAATGTACGCAA
This is a stretch of genomic DNA from Anguilla rostrata isolate EN2019 chromosome 4, ASM1855537v3, whole genome shotgun sequence. It encodes these proteins:
- the LOC135254242 gene encoding uncharacterized protein LOC135254242 isoform X1; translation: MATLEKDTEKSKLPAKLKTKHAITLNSKERKILMEQRKNEEMKKVVEDVMTKLSKRSGQDEQPVQMKTSRDNYPRKLSEGMVSQSRGWMRNSLEFGPPSMSEGMDSQNSSSNLGFRRRNSLEFEPPSIGGSTEQMWTESTTGPQVALRKRRQSWSPSTFSTASTGQDSGITSHLGSLRSLTISEYPAESDAALPPGTGSR